Proteins co-encoded in one Bremerella sp. TYQ1 genomic window:
- a CDS encoding sensor histidine kinase, whose product MSKHEGDFNRSPIFRAIADCTYDWESWHAPNGKLQWVNAAVQRMTGHSPEDCLKMEDYPLSLVDSSYRPRMARVMREAIEGGSGNDVEFLAIQQEGTQRWMAISWQPMFDDKGVHLGFRTSIRDVTERHQLREELRLHNRHLEQLVQERTAQVAELEKQRLQMEKLAALGQLAAGVAHEVNNPLAGIRNAFALFRSGVPEDHEHVGLLDLIDNEIDRISGITHQMYQLYRPSQQAIRAFDISRVIDEVLALLEPVSRKANVWIDQRMNSGIAAGSLEPTQVSLREGELKQILFNLVRNAIQASDFGDTVTILYATTLETVVITVLDQGDGIAPDVMPHIFDPFFSTKTSTSREGMGLGLSVSRSLVEAMGGKIHVKSEHRMGSEFEVVLPRAMDKRIPRDDPFSSFVKP is encoded by the coding sequence TTGTCAAAGCACGAGGGTGACTTCAATAGAAGTCCCATTTTCCGAGCAATCGCAGACTGCACCTACGACTGGGAAAGCTGGCATGCGCCCAATGGAAAGTTGCAATGGGTGAATGCCGCAGTCCAGCGGATGACAGGCCACTCGCCTGAAGACTGCCTGAAAATGGAGGACTATCCATTGTCACTCGTCGATTCAAGCTATCGTCCACGGATGGCACGCGTTATGCGCGAAGCGATTGAGGGTGGAAGTGGAAACGACGTCGAGTTCCTGGCAATACAACAGGAGGGAACGCAGCGCTGGATGGCGATTTCGTGGCAACCGATGTTTGACGATAAAGGAGTGCACCTCGGTTTTCGCACGAGTATTCGAGACGTTACCGAGCGGCACCAACTTCGCGAAGAACTACGCCTGCACAATCGCCATCTTGAACAGCTTGTTCAGGAAAGGACCGCACAGGTCGCAGAACTGGAAAAACAGCGACTGCAGATGGAGAAGCTGGCTGCACTGGGACAGTTGGCTGCAGGGGTTGCTCATGAAGTAAATAATCCCTTGGCAGGTATACGAAACGCATTCGCCCTCTTTCGCTCTGGAGTCCCCGAAGACCACGAGCATGTCGGCTTGCTCGATTTAATTGACAACGAAATCGATCGTATCAGTGGCATTACGCACCAGATGTACCAACTCTACCGACCAAGCCAACAAGCGATCCGAGCATTCGATATTTCTCGAGTGATCGATGAAGTACTTGCGTTACTAGAGCCTGTTTCACGTAAGGCCAACGTTTGGATTGACCAACGTATGAATTCTGGGATCGCCGCAGGAAGTTTGGAGCCAACACAGGTATCTTTACGTGAGGGAGAGCTAAAGCAGATACTTTTCAACTTGGTTCGCAATGCGATTCAGGCCTCTGACTTCGGAGATACGGTAACGATTCTCTATGCCACGACGCTCGAGACTGTGGTTATCACCGTCCTGGATCAAGGCGATGGAATCGCCCCTGATGTCATGCCACACATCTTTGATCCCTTTTTTAGTACCAAGACCAGTACAAGTCGTGAAGGAATGGGGCTAGGCCTTTCCGTTTCACGAAGTCTCGTAGAAGCGATGGGAGGCAAAATCCACGTCAAGAGCGAACATCGCATGGGAAGCGAGTTTGAAGTTGTCTTGCCGCGGGCAATGGATAAACGAATCCCGCGAGATGATCCGTTCTCTAGTTTCGTGAAGCCTTAA
- a CDS encoding sigma-54 dependent transcriptional regulator: MQTEKATKKILVADDEPLFLITTGELLKKAGYECRCVSDASTALKYLAEEPFDLILSDLNMPGNFKLELLKEGREQWPDIPLIVVTGVPSLPTAIESVRLGIADYLLKPVKYDDLISSIQRILQQCPETSQTQTVSRNQQQLLESFPAVIAQSEPMLDILEIVDRVAPTNTNVLISGESGTGKEVIARAIHERSSRREHPFQIIDCTAIPENLFESIVFGHRKGSFTGAIADQEGLLARSQQGTVFFDELGELPLPSQAKLLRAVQERAFTPVGSTTPYGFDARFICATNRDLESEVLAGRFRRDLYYRLGVIHVELPPLRDRGSDVVLLAHHFLETLRNSEDDPKQIATDVLDCFQQYHWPGNIRELRNVIERTIALSQSSQIDMSDLPNILREHRSGSVVENEMGEVSRETALDNADYKYLTLLLTKHNGNVSHAAEQAGVSRQGIHKLLKKHGISAADFRE; this comes from the coding sequence ATGCAAACCGAAAAAGCTACGAAGAAAATCCTCGTTGCCGATGACGAGCCTCTCTTCTTGATCACCACCGGAGAACTGTTGAAGAAGGCCGGTTACGAATGTCGTTGCGTATCGGACGCAAGCACTGCATTGAAATACCTTGCCGAAGAACCTTTTGACTTAATTCTCTCTGACTTAAACATGCCTGGCAACTTCAAGCTTGAACTCTTGAAAGAAGGTCGAGAGCAATGGCCCGATATACCGTTGATCGTCGTCACCGGCGTTCCGTCTCTTCCAACAGCGATTGAAAGTGTGCGTTTGGGCATCGCAGACTATCTTCTGAAGCCGGTGAAGTACGATGACTTGATATCAAGCATCCAACGAATCTTGCAGCAATGCCCTGAAACATCACAAACACAAACTGTGAGTAGGAATCAGCAGCAGCTCCTTGAGTCATTCCCGGCAGTTATTGCTCAGAGTGAGCCGATGCTCGACATTCTAGAGATCGTTGATCGTGTTGCCCCGACGAACACGAACGTACTTATTTCGGGCGAGAGTGGTACCGGTAAAGAAGTAATAGCACGAGCCATTCACGAACGAAGTTCACGGCGGGAGCACCCATTCCAGATCATTGACTGTACCGCGATTCCAGAAAACCTATTTGAATCGATCGTATTTGGCCACCGGAAAGGATCGTTCACCGGTGCCATTGCCGATCAGGAGGGCTTACTGGCACGCAGTCAGCAAGGGACGGTATTCTTTGATGAGCTCGGCGAACTGCCGCTTCCGTCACAGGCTAAATTACTGCGTGCCGTTCAGGAACGGGCCTTTACTCCGGTGGGCTCGACCACGCCATATGGGTTCGATGCCCGGTTCATTTGCGCCACGAATCGCGACTTAGAATCAGAAGTACTTGCCGGAAGATTTCGGCGAGATCTCTACTATCGGTTAGGAGTAATCCACGTCGAGCTACCTCCGCTTAGAGACCGAGGAAGTGACGTAGTCCTGCTTGCCCACCATTTTCTTGAGACACTACGAAATAGTGAAGATGATCCAAAGCAGATCGCAACAGACGTCCTCGACTGTTTTCAACAATATCACTGGCCAGGCAATATTCGAGAATTGCGTAACGTGATCGAGCGAACGATTGCCTTGTCGCAAAGCAGTCAAATCGATATGAGTGATCTGCCTAACATCCTTAGGGAACATAGATCCGGATCGGTTGTCGAGAACGAGATGGGTGAAGTCTCGCGAGAGACCGCTTTGGACAACGCAGATTATAAATACCTGACACTGCTTCTGACGAAACACAACGGCAATGTTTCTCACGCGGCCGAACAAGCTGGAGTCTCTCGTCAGGGCATTCATAAATTACTGAAGAAGCACGGTATCTCGGCAGCCGATTTTCGAGAATGA
- a CDS encoding GreA/GreB family elongation factor — translation MTEKKSPKQLILTDKDYRRLLALLNDSFALALAHKPYLKDLRGELDIAEIVDSDKIPPDVVAMYTTVQLRDVSSRELDLFTLVFPNEANIIEGKLSVLAPIGTAILGQRIGDVVTWPVPSGNVKVEIEDVFAPGKRPEAIL, via the coding sequence GTGACAGAGAAGAAGTCGCCGAAGCAGCTTATCCTGACAGATAAGGACTATCGTCGTCTCTTGGCTTTACTTAATGACAGTTTCGCGTTAGCGCTGGCTCACAAGCCATACCTGAAAGATCTACGCGGGGAATTGGACATCGCCGAAATTGTCGACTCTGACAAAATTCCCCCAGATGTCGTTGCGATGTACACGACCGTCCAGCTTCGTGACGTCAGCTCTCGCGAGTTAGATTTGTTCACATTGGTATTTCCCAATGAAGCGAACATTATCGAAGGCAAGCTGTCGGTACTTGCCCCCATCGGCACAGCTATTCTGGGGCAGCGAATCGGAGACGTGGTGACCTGGCCGGTGCCTAGCGGAAATGTGAAAGTAGAAATCGAAGACGTATTTGCCCCAGGCAAACGCCCTGAGGCAATTTTATAG
- a CDS encoding methylated-DNA--[protein]-cysteine S-methyltransferase, which translates to MPAKKRSLISEDSHQETTVQFKTALGRGEITWRQDRVAHFRWLRNRENAEIHTLRPNLTRAQRELIQDMQDYAEGMFIDFSQVPLDITGGTPFQQKIWTACQKIPYGEVVTYGQLAELAGSPRAARAVGTAMASNRVPIIIPCHRVIAAGNQIGGFTSPDGIRRKKKLLDMESDGSRSVKMPQTRSV; encoded by the coding sequence ATGCCTGCGAAAAAGCGATCTCTCATTTCCGAAGACAGCCATCAAGAGACTACGGTTCAGTTTAAAACCGCATTAGGACGCGGCGAAATCACCTGGCGTCAGGACCGTGTTGCCCATTTTCGTTGGCTGCGAAATCGTGAGAATGCCGAAATCCACACCCTACGCCCCAATCTGACTCGCGCACAACGCGAGTTGATTCAAGACATGCAAGATTACGCGGAAGGCATGTTTATCGACTTTTCGCAGGTTCCCCTCGACATCACTGGCGGAACGCCATTTCAGCAAAAAATATGGACCGCTTGCCAAAAGATTCCCTATGGTGAAGTGGTCACTTACGGGCAATTGGCCGAATTGGCAGGCAGCCCTAGGGCAGCTAGAGCCGTCGGAACTGCCATGGCGTCGAATAGGGTCCCGATTATCATTCCCTGCCACCGCGTTATTGCGGCTGGTAATCAAATAGGCGGATTTACCAGTCCGGACGGGATCCGGAGAAAAAAGAAATTACTCGATATGGAGTCAGATGGCTCCCGCAGTGTAAAGATGCCCCAGACACGGTCTGTGTAG
- a CDS encoding response regulator, protein MDRPLQAAALPPLLCLPSLESVRVLATEDQVFHQEILKRALIRHGAIIEMESDGASTLARDDLRDFDVMLLDLMLPDTDGIELAASIRSAGVETPLIAVTAGTMTYTREMCIDAGFAGFLEKPFSPIGLAEIIRSVCRKTIKD, encoded by the coding sequence ATGGATCGCCCGCTTCAAGCAGCCGCTTTGCCTCCCCTGCTCTGCTTGCCGAGCCTCGAATCGGTTCGCGTACTGGCAACAGAGGACCAAGTATTCCATCAAGAGATTTTGAAGCGCGCCTTGATCAGGCATGGCGCGATTATCGAGATGGAATCAGATGGAGCTTCCACGTTGGCACGTGACGATCTTCGAGATTTCGACGTGATGCTGCTTGATTTGATGCTACCAGATACGGATGGCATCGAATTAGCCGCATCAATACGATCTGCCGGAGTCGAAACTCCTTTAATTGCCGTTACCGCCGGAACGATGACATATACCCGCGAAATGTGTATAGATGCCGGATTCGCAGGGTTTTTGGAAAAGCCGTTCTCGCCTATTGGCTTAGCAGAAATTATCCGCTCGGTTTGTCGTAAGACGATAAAAGACTAG
- the rnc gene encoding ribonuclease III, with the protein MLRGQDSPATGADQLSECEQKLGYNFKNRELLESALTHASGASHRLGSNERLEFLGDAILGKFVCETLFRRFPNYLEGDLTRIKSIVVSRSTCARLSDAMGLEPFLILGKGMASTQSIPKSLMADVFEAIIAAIYLDGGDSAVNAFLAIVLEEEIEQASAGEVGSNYKSMLQQYAQREFGTTPNYELVAEKGPDHSKFFNVAVHLQGNTYTSAWGANKKEAEQRAAQNALHEIQGENPPYTEEVESE; encoded by the coding sequence ATGCTACGAGGTCAAGACTCGCCGGCAACCGGCGCAGATCAACTCTCCGAGTGTGAACAGAAGCTCGGTTACAACTTCAAAAATCGCGAACTCTTGGAGTCTGCACTAACCCATGCCTCTGGGGCGAGCCATCGCCTTGGAAGTAATGAACGGTTAGAGTTTTTGGGAGATGCCATTCTTGGCAAGTTTGTCTGCGAGACACTCTTCCGACGCTTTCCGAACTATCTGGAAGGCGATCTCACACGCATCAAATCGATTGTTGTCAGTCGCAGTACGTGTGCGCGACTCAGCGATGCAATGGGTCTCGAGCCATTTCTAATACTTGGCAAAGGAATGGCCTCGACACAGTCTATTCCTAAATCGCTGATGGCAGACGTTTTTGAAGCGATCATTGCTGCCATCTATCTGGATGGTGGGGACAGCGCCGTAAACGCCTTCCTGGCAATTGTTCTGGAAGAAGAAATTGAACAGGCCTCAGCTGGTGAAGTTGGCAGCAATTACAAGTCGATGCTCCAGCAGTATGCCCAGCGCGAGTTTGGCACCACGCCTAATTATGAACTTGTGGCAGAAAAAGGCCCTGACCATAGCAAGTTCTTCAATGTAGCCGTTCACCTGCAAGGCAATACATACACATCTGCGTGGGGAGCCAACAAGAAAGAAGCGGAACAACGAGCGGCTCAAAACGCCCTTCATGAAATCCAGGGCGAGAATCCACCCTACACAGAAGAAGTTGAATCAGAATAA
- the mgtE gene encoding magnesium transporter — protein sequence MINTLYLPELREMLSEHDSDGLREFCTALHPARTAEFMEGLTPEEAWGVLDHADLSLQGEILSYFDYHRQAEMLEARPPQSVAPVVATMSADDQVDLLGEVEEETAEQILACFSADDRRDVLRLSNYAEGTAGAIMTTEMARLSETLTAKEALAELTNQAEHLETIYYLYVVDDFGSLHGVVSTRDIVSALSKPQKKLSEIMETEVIHANVLDDQEEVLRKMADYDLLAIPVVDEELRLVGIITHDDILDVVVEEAAEDAYRAAAVEPLEETYLRTSVLTLSRKRGVWLAVLFVGAFMTTFALEQFEADLARIPWLVIFIPLVISTGGNSGNQSATLVITALNKGEASIGDWWTIMRRELAMGLILGLIMAFMGLLLALFKSPSAYSALVVPATLVLVVMAGTLIGSMLPLMFKKIGLDPALMSNPFVAGLIDLLGIVIYLKVALLLLE from the coding sequence ATGATTAACACCTTGTACCTGCCGGAACTTCGCGAAATGCTGTCAGAGCACGACTCGGATGGTCTGCGAGAGTTTTGCACCGCGCTGCATCCGGCTCGAACCGCAGAATTCATGGAAGGGCTCACCCCGGAAGAGGCCTGGGGAGTTCTGGACCATGCTGACTTAAGTCTTCAAGGCGAGATTCTCTCATACTTCGACTACCATCGCCAAGCGGAAATGCTCGAAGCACGTCCGCCTCAGTCGGTTGCGCCAGTCGTGGCGACCATGTCTGCCGACGATCAGGTCGACCTTCTGGGGGAAGTAGAAGAAGAAACCGCCGAACAGATTCTGGCCTGCTTCTCGGCCGACGATCGTCGTGATGTTCTGAGGCTCTCGAATTACGCCGAGGGAACCGCGGGCGCCATCATGACAACGGAGATGGCACGTCTTAGCGAGACGCTGACCGCCAAGGAAGCTCTCGCAGAATTAACCAACCAAGCGGAACACCTCGAAACGATTTATTACCTATATGTCGTCGATGACTTCGGAAGCCTCCATGGCGTCGTTTCTACTCGTGATATTGTCTCTGCGCTGAGCAAGCCTCAGAAGAAGCTGAGCGAGATCATGGAAACAGAGGTCATCCACGCTAATGTCCTGGACGATCAAGAGGAAGTTCTTCGCAAGATGGCGGACTACGATTTGCTCGCCATTCCTGTCGTGGATGAAGAACTTCGTCTTGTCGGCATTATTACCCACGACGATATTCTCGACGTTGTTGTCGAAGAAGCCGCCGAAGATGCTTATCGTGCTGCAGCTGTCGAACCGCTGGAGGAAACCTATCTGCGAACGTCCGTCTTAACACTCAGCCGAAAGCGCGGGGTATGGTTGGCTGTGCTGTTCGTGGGGGCCTTCATGACCACGTTTGCCTTAGAGCAATTCGAGGCTGACCTGGCCAGAATACCTTGGCTGGTCATCTTTATTCCCTTGGTTATTTCAACCGGTGGAAACTCTGGTAATCAATCTGCCACGCTCGTGATCACCGCCCTTAACAAGGGGGAAGCAAGCATTGGAGATTGGTGGACGATCATGCGTCGAGAACTTGCGATGGGCCTCATTCTGGGCCTGATCATGGCCTTTATGGGTTTGCTGCTTGCGCTTTTCAAATCGCCGTCAGCCTATTCAGCGTTAGTTGTACCGGCAACACTTGTGTTGGTGGTCATGGCCGGGACGCTGATTGGATCGATGCTGCCGTTAATGTTTAAGAAGATTGGGCTCGATCCCGCTTTGATGAGTAACCCATTTGTGGCTGGACTTATCGACCTGCTGGGGATTGTGATTTATCTAAAGGTCGCATTGCTGTTACTGGAATAG
- a CDS encoding glycosyltransferase family 4 protein, which translates to MPRIVYLCEYGTIYGGENSMLSGLCAIQSRGFDVAVVCPPHTALSAQLSQLGIKQIPFTWVDSTGKRKPLELLRNELAKTIPAWQADIVHANSLSVSRILGPVQRAVDVKFVGHLRDIIKLNKRVIADISMLDEIYCVSTATRDFHVAQGMAIGKSCVLHNGVDLKEFAPSKERGESDVLRLVYIGQLVMRKGIDVLLDGVRLAIEHGANVSLDLYGERHSTKEEAHEYEADLYRFVEANRLEPHIHFRGRTNNTPEILRQSDVLVHAARQEPWGRVLLEAAATGLPIIATQVGGTNEMFPRDEAILVPVDNPFAIAKSIGELYRSPELRQLLGRNARQRIERFGIDDYADKLTDRYRKVLGRTPK; encoded by the coding sequence ATGCCTAGGATCGTCTATCTCTGCGAATACGGGACGATCTATGGCGGTGAAAACTCCATGCTCAGCGGGCTCTGTGCTATCCAGAGCCGTGGTTTTGACGTGGCTGTCGTCTGCCCGCCTCATACGGCTCTTTCTGCTCAGTTGAGTCAGCTTGGTATTAAGCAGATTCCGTTTACTTGGGTAGACAGCACCGGAAAACGAAAACCGCTTGAATTGCTTCGGAATGAGCTCGCGAAGACTATTCCAGCTTGGCAAGCGGATATAGTCCACGCGAATAGCTTGTCCGTTTCCAGAATTCTGGGGCCTGTCCAGCGAGCTGTTGATGTGAAGTTTGTTGGTCATCTGCGAGATATCATTAAGCTGAACAAGCGCGTCATTGCCGACATTTCGATGTTGGACGAGATTTACTGCGTTTCGACAGCAACGCGTGACTTTCATGTGGCGCAAGGGATGGCGATTGGAAAATCTTGCGTGCTGCACAATGGAGTAGATCTGAAAGAGTTTGCGCCTTCAAAGGAACGCGGTGAATCAGACGTTCTCCGGCTCGTCTACATTGGACAACTCGTCATGCGCAAAGGGATCGACGTCCTGCTCGACGGCGTGCGATTAGCCATTGAGCATGGAGCAAATGTTTCGCTCGATCTGTACGGCGAACGTCACTCTACCAAAGAAGAAGCCCATGAGTACGAGGCTGATCTCTATCGATTCGTTGAGGCGAATCGTCTGGAGCCGCACATTCATTTTCGTGGGCGGACTAATAACACGCCGGAAATACTTCGCCAATCGGATGTCTTGGTGCATGCCGCTCGGCAGGAGCCATGGGGAAGAGTGTTGCTCGAAGCGGCGGCGACGGGCTTGCCCATAATCGCCACGCAAGTGGGTGGAACGAACGAGATGTTTCCTAGGGACGAAGCGATTCTTGTCCCTGTAGACAATCCTTTCGCGATAGCAAAGTCGATCGGAGAACTTTACCGATCGCCAGAACTTCGGCAATTATTGGGGCGGAACGCAAGGCAACGAATCGAACGATTCGGCATTGACGATTATGCCGATAAGTTGACCGACCGATATCGAAAAGTGCTGGGAAGAACCCCGAAATAG
- the dapA gene encoding 4-hydroxy-tetrahydrodipicolinate synthase → MARKGSDFAGVSVAITTPFKGDLVDYDLLKQQVEFQIEAGVNCLCPVGTTGESPTLSHDEHERVISAVIETVGGRAKVMPGTGSNSTHEALKLTRWAAAEGADAALVVAPYYNKPTQEGFYQHFKALAEDSSIPICVYNIPGRTGKNIEPETIARLSELEKIQLVKEATGSMDQASQVLELTDLTLLSGDDSMTLPLMSIGGEGVISVVGNIVPGDMLNLVKAAAEGDFAEAQKMHFKLFTLCREMLGLSTNPIPIKAAMKMLGRDSGELRLPMTPLCENGEKRLSQVLTDYGLL, encoded by the coding sequence ATGGCACGCAAAGGCAGTGATTTCGCAGGTGTTTCGGTAGCAATCACGACTCCTTTTAAGGGAGACTTGGTGGACTACGACTTGCTGAAACAACAAGTCGAATTCCAGATTGAAGCTGGGGTGAATTGCCTTTGTCCGGTGGGTACAACCGGGGAATCACCGACCCTATCGCATGACGAACACGAACGCGTTATTAGTGCGGTTATCGAGACAGTCGGCGGACGTGCAAAGGTTATGCCTGGCACGGGATCGAATAGCACTCACGAAGCACTTAAGCTGACTCGCTGGGCAGCCGCCGAAGGTGCAGATGCGGCGTTAGTAGTTGCTCCTTACTACAACAAGCCTACCCAAGAAGGGTTCTATCAACACTTCAAGGCTTTAGCGGAAGATTCCAGCATTCCAATCTGTGTGTACAACATTCCTGGACGCACAGGCAAGAATATCGAGCCGGAAACAATCGCTCGTTTAAGTGAGTTGGAAAAGATCCAGTTGGTCAAGGAAGCGACCGGATCTATGGATCAAGCATCGCAAGTTCTCGAACTCACAGATCTGACGCTGTTGAGCGGTGACGATAGCATGACGCTTCCGTTGATGTCGATCGGCGGCGAAGGTGTCATTTCCGTGGTCGGTAATATTGTTCCTGGCGACATGTTGAATCTGGTTAAAGCAGCCGCGGAAGGTGACTTCGCGGAAGCTCAGAAGATGCACTTCAAGCTCTTTACGCTGTGCCGTGAGATGCTTGGATTGTCAACTAATCCGATTCCGATCAAAGCTGCCATGAAGATGCTTGGCCGCGATTCGGGAGAATTGCGTCTACCGATGACACCATTGTGCGAGAATGGCGAAAAGCGTCTTTCGCAAGTGTTGACCGACTACGGATTGCTATAA
- a CDS encoding pyridoxine 5'-phosphate synthase has protein sequence MPHLGVNIDHVATIRQARKTNEPDPVWAAALAELGGADCITLHLREDRRHIQDRDLEVMRQTVKVKLNLELAAEADVVSIACKVKPDQVTLVPEKREEVTTEGGLDVVTHEASISKAIEQFREAGISVSLFLDPEPSQIDMAAKLKVDAVELHTGQYALTCGKDQQKELARLSLAGEQIHKAGMQLLAGHGLTYTNVQPIAQIPEMAELNIGHSIVSRAVFVGFRDAVAEMKRLICP, from the coding sequence ATGCCTCATCTGGGTGTGAACATCGATCACGTTGCCACGATTCGGCAAGCTCGTAAGACCAACGAACCTGACCCTGTTTGGGCCGCCGCACTCGCCGAACTAGGGGGAGCGGATTGTATTACGTTGCACTTGCGTGAAGACCGTCGGCATATCCAAGACCGTGATTTGGAAGTGATGCGGCAGACCGTAAAAGTTAAGTTGAACCTCGAACTCGCGGCCGAGGCCGATGTCGTTTCAATTGCTTGTAAGGTTAAGCCTGACCAGGTGACTCTAGTGCCTGAGAAACGTGAAGAAGTTACCACGGAAGGGGGTTTGGATGTTGTCACTCACGAAGCTTCGATCTCGAAGGCAATCGAGCAGTTTCGCGAGGCAGGCATTTCCGTAAGCCTTTTCCTGGATCCAGAGCCTTCCCAGATCGACATGGCAGCTAAGTTGAAAGTGGATGCGGTCGAATTGCACACCGGACAATATGCGCTGACTTGTGGCAAAGATCAGCAGAAGGAACTGGCCCGGTTATCACTGGCTGGCGAACAGATTCATAAAGCCGGGATGCAGCTTCTAGCTGGTCATGGGCTTACTTATACGAATGTTCAGCCGATTGCCCAGATTCCCGAAATGGCCGAGCTGAATATTGGCCACAGCATTGTTTCTCGGGCCGTTTTTGTAGGTTTCCGAGATGCCGTCGCCGAAATGAAACGGCTGATCTGCCCTTAG
- a CDS encoding DUF447 domain-containing protein, which translates to MGPKVEGEFASLLLRPFPGSKTYENLLRTRRGTFHVTDDVEMIAQAAVGDLKHAPEFLVTGDRGFHALQNCCRWYQLEAVQIQTEGDRASLSCRVQKSGKVREFSGLNRAKNAILELAIIATRIHLLSSQEIDQAIETMQSWVEKTGAEAELRAWKFLKATIAERRNGHGESSGR; encoded by the coding sequence ATGGGGCCGAAAGTCGAAGGCGAGTTTGCTTCACTTCTCTTGCGGCCGTTCCCTGGTTCTAAAACCTATGAGAACCTACTACGTACCAGGCGAGGCACATTTCATGTCACGGACGATGTCGAAATGATCGCGCAGGCTGCCGTTGGAGATTTGAAGCACGCTCCTGAATTTCTCGTAACCGGCGACAGGGGATTTCACGCGCTTCAAAATTGTTGTCGATGGTATCAACTGGAAGCAGTTCAAATTCAGACAGAAGGCGATCGGGCTTCGCTGTCTTGCCGTGTCCAAAAGTCGGGCAAAGTGCGCGAATTTTCGGGACTTAATCGTGCTAAAAATGCGATTCTAGAGTTGGCAATCATTGCCACCAGGATTCACTTGCTTTCTTCGCAAGAGATCGATCAAGCTATTGAAACAATGCAATCATGGGTTGAGAAGACCGGTGCGGAAGCGGAACTTCGGGCCTGGAAATTCCTAAAAGCGACAATTGCCGAGCGGAGAAACGGCCACGGGGAATCGTCGGGAAGGTAG
- a CDS encoding aminodeoxychorismate/anthranilate synthase component II, which produces MILVIDNYDSFVHNLARYFRQLGQETIVRRNDSLGIDDIRQLRPSAIVLSPGPCTPAESGVCREVVRELGDSFPILGVCLGHQAIVDVLGGKIIRATTPMHGRASSITHNGSGVFQALPSPMEVGRYHSLVAERESLPAQLQVAAESEDGTVMAVSHKTLPIIGVQFHPESVLTEHGYAMLRNFLLLAGISSFLDTNVAMPKIGRPASDVSLEDHYWSQEL; this is translated from the coding sequence ATGATTTTAGTCATCGACAACTACGATAGCTTTGTGCACAACCTGGCGAGGTATTTTCGCCAATTGGGACAGGAGACGATCGTACGCCGGAATGACTCGTTGGGAATTGATGACATTCGCCAGCTTCGTCCTTCGGCGATTGTTCTATCTCCGGGACCATGCACCCCTGCCGAGTCTGGCGTCTGCCGCGAAGTCGTCCGAGAGTTAGGCGATTCGTTTCCTATATTGGGAGTTTGTCTAGGACATCAGGCAATTGTCGATGTCTTAGGAGGCAAGATCATTCGTGCCACTACTCCGATGCACGGAAGAGCCTCATCGATTACGCATAATGGAAGCGGAGTGTTTCAAGCGCTTCCTTCACCAATGGAAGTTGGGCGGTACCACTCCTTGGTTGCCGAGCGAGAATCGCTTCCAGCTCAGCTACAAGTCGCTGCCGAATCCGAAGATGGTACGGTGATGGCCGTCAGCCACAAAACGCTTCCCATCATCGGGGTCCAGTTTCATCCCGAGTCGGTACTGACAGAACATGGTTATGCCATGTTGAGGAACTTTTTGCTGCTCGCCGGCATCTCTTCCTTTTTAGATACCAACGTAGCAATGCCCAAGATTGGCCGCCCAGCAAGCGACGTATCGTTGGAAGACCATTATTGGAGTCAGGAACTATGA